One segment of Candidatus Aminicenantes bacterium DNA contains the following:
- the trxB gene encoding thioredoxin-disulfide reductase: protein MPSKHDVVIIGAGPAGLAAAIYTGRARLNTIVLEKGLPGGQILITDWVENYPGFPDGIAPFDLIESFRKQVLKFGAVIVADAAKSIRPDGNGPDWIVQTGKAEYAARAIIVATGAQYRRLGLPNEGRLIGRGVSYCATCDGAFFRDREIAVVGGGDTALMEAHYLTKFASTVHVIHRRDRFRGAKILQERLLGDARVKVHWDSVVDEIVGTENLEAVVLRCVKDDARTILPIEGLFVSIGMDPINDPVKGLVEINEWGEIVTDAKMGTSRTGIYAAGDVIDSTPHQVATAVGTGVHAAMRVGEYLSGYK from the coding sequence ATGCCCTCAAAGCACGACGTCGTTATCATCGGCGCCGGGCCAGCCGGCTTGGCCGCCGCGATCTACACGGGGCGGGCCCGCCTGAACACAATCGTTCTCGAGAAAGGCCTGCCGGGCGGCCAAATCCTGATCACCGACTGGGTCGAAAACTACCCCGGCTTTCCCGACGGGATCGCCCCCTTCGACCTGATCGAGAGCTTCCGAAAACAAGTCCTCAAATTCGGGGCGGTCATCGTCGCCGACGCGGCCAAAAGCATCCGGCCCGACGGGAACGGCCCGGACTGGATCGTCCAGACCGGCAAGGCCGAATACGCCGCGCGAGCGATCATCGTGGCCACCGGCGCCCAATACCGCAGGCTCGGCCTGCCCAACGAAGGCCGCCTGATCGGCCGCGGCGTGTCGTACTGCGCCACCTGCGACGGCGCCTTCTTCCGCGACCGCGAGATCGCCGTCGTCGGCGGCGGCGATACGGCCCTGATGGAAGCCCATTACCTGACCAAGTTCGCCTCCACCGTCCATGTCATCCACCGCCGCGACCGCTTCCGCGGGGCCAAGATCCTGCAGGAGCGCCTCCTGGGGGACGCGCGGGTCAAAGTCCATTGGGACTCGGTGGTGGACGAAATCGTCGGGACCGAAAACCTCGAAGCCGTCGTCCTGCGCTGCGTCAAGGACGACGCCCGGACGATCCTGCCGATCGAAGGCCTGTTCGTCTCGATCGGCATGGATCCGATCAACGATCCGGTCAAGGGGCTGGTCGAAATCAACGAATGGGGCGAGATCGTCACAGACGCCAAGATGGGGACCAGCCGGACGGGGATCTACGCCGCCGGGGATGTCATCGATTCCACTCCCCACCAGGTGGCCACGGCCGTCGGCACGGGTGTGCACGCCGCCATGCGCGTCGGGGAATATCTATCGGGATACAAATAG
- a CDS encoding thioredoxin domain-containing protein — protein sequence IAPIVDEIAVEMKDKLKVCKMDVDASRAVPARYGIRGIPTLLLFKDGAVKEQLVGALPKDKIVDAIKKHLGSGLNIRHF from the coding sequence ATCGCCCCGATCGTGGACGAGATCGCCGTCGAGATGAAAGACAAGCTCAAGGTCTGCAAGATGGACGTCGACGCCAGCCGGGCCGTGCCCGCCCGCTACGGCATCCGCGGCATCCCAACTTTGCTGCTGTTCAAGGACGGCGCGGTTAAGGAGCAGCTGGTCGGCGCCCTGCCCAAGGACAAAATCGTCGACGCCATAAAAAAGCATCTGGGGTCAGGTCTCAACATTAGACATTTCTAA